From the Borrelia puertoricensis genome, the window ATGAATACCAAAAAAAAACCCCTTTCCATAAAACCATTAAAGGATTATCACAATAGATATTACAAAATACTATCAATACTTAGATACTTTCAAAGTAAGACAATCAAGTATAATCAAACATTCATTCTAAATACATTAAACATTTTTCTATCTAAAGATGGTCTTAAACAAATTACACTTAGAACTTTAAGAAAAGATTTGGCATTCCTATGCAATAAAGGCATTATTAAAAAAACTTTATTAAGACTAGGTGAAGGAAATGGCTCATACATAAGATATACAATAACTAAATACAGCATTAATAATTTAAAAAGACTGCTTAAAGCTCAACAAGAAATCACCGAACATGATGCTAATAAAGTATTCATATTTACAAAAGAAACACAAAAAAAATCTTTCAAAAATAGGAAGTTTAAAATTTTTAAATCTAAAAATGCAACTAAAAATGTCAGTCATTATATAACTAATAACAAATATATAAATAATAAAGAAAAGATAGAAAAAGAAAATAAAAGTAAGATAATAAACAATACAAA encodes:
- a CDS encoding plasmid maintenance protein → MNTKKKPLSIKPLKDYHNRYYKILSILRYFQSKTIKYNQTFILNTLNIFLSKDGLKQITLRTLRKDLAFLCNKGIIKKTLLRLGEGNGSYIRYTITKYSINNLKRLLKAQQEITEHDANKVFIFTKETQKKSFKNRKFKIFKSKNATKNVSHYITNNKYINNKEKIEKENKSKIINNTNYLIKNVSKWKTMRYLDKIEENTNKKRYEGSLIRTKTWLEALKIEKISQ